A region of Diceros bicornis minor isolate mBicDic1 chromosome 31, mDicBic1.mat.cur, whole genome shotgun sequence DNA encodes the following proteins:
- the NDUFS8 gene encoding NADH dehydrogenase [ubiquinone] iron-sulfur protein 8, mitochondrial isoform X3, whose product MLGKECDLEDFQQGRAGNMHCLTTPTLLRALAQAARAGHPSGRNLHGSAVAATYKYVNVREPTMDMKSVTDRAAQTLLWTELIRGHHHRGRAEGGRQPPDHALRHRHDQVHLLRLLPGGLPRGRHRRGPQLRVLHGDTRGAAVQQGEAAQQRGQVGGRDHRQHPGRLPLPVTPRPPCAAPLPNKKF is encoded by the exons ATGCTGGGGAAGGAATGTGATCTTGAGGATTTCCAGCAGGGAAGGGCTGGGAAT ATGCACTGCCTGACCACACCCACGCTGCTCCGGGCCCTGGCCCAAGCCGCACGTGCAG GGCATCCTAGTGGCCGGAACCTCCACGGCAGCGCAGTGGCAGCCACCTACA AGTACGTGAACGTGCGGGAGCCCACGATGGACATGAAGTCGGTGACCGACCGGGCGGCTCAGACCCTGCTGTGGACCGAGCTCATCCGAG GCCATCACCATCGAGGCCGAGCCGAGGGCGGACGGCAGCCGCCGGACCACGCGCTACGACATCGACATGACCAAGTGCATCTACTGCGGCTTCTGCCAGGAGGCCTGCCCCGTGGACGCCATCGTCGAG GGCCCCAACTTCGAGTTCTCCACGGAGACACACGAGGAGCTGCTGTACAACAAGGAGAAGCTGCTCAACAACGGGGACAAGTGGGAGGCCGAGATCACCGCCAACATCCAGGCCGACTACCTCTACCGGTGACGCCCCGCCCGCCGTGCGCAGCCCCGCTGCCCAATAAAAAGTTCTGA
- the TCIRG1 gene encoding V-type proton ATPase 116 kDa subunit a 3, with product MGSMFRSEEVALVQLFLPTAAAYTCVSQLGELGLVEFRDLNASVSAFQRRFVTDVRRCEELEKIFTFLQEEVRRAGLALPRPEGVVPAPPPRDLLRIQEETDRLAQELRDVRGNQQTLRAQLHQLQLHSAVLGQSHVPPLAATDIEGSSEWTPLLQAPGGPHQDLRVNFVAGAVEPHKAAALERLLWRACRGFLIASFRETEQQLEDPVTGEPATWMTFLISYWGEQIGQKIRKITDCFHCHVFPFAEQEEARRGALQQLQQQSHELLEVLGETERFLSQVLGRVQRLLPPWQVQIRKMMAVYLALNQCSVSATHKCLIAEAWCAARDLPTLQQALQDSSSEAGVSAVVHRIACQDMPPTLIRTNRFTASFQGIVDAYGVGRYQEVNPAPYTIITFPFLFAVMFGDVGHGLLMFLFALAMVLVENRPAVKTAKNEIWQTFFGGRYLLLLMGLFSVYTGFIYNECFSRATVIFHSGWNVTAMANLSDWSDAFLAQHPLLALDPNVTGVFRGPYPFGIDPVWSLAVNHLSFLNSFKMKMSVILGVIHMAFGVVLGVFNHLHFAQPHRLLLETLPELVFLLALFGYLVFLIVYKWLCVTAASAASAPSILIHFINMFLFSRSPTNRPLFHGQEVVQSVLVVLALAMVPVLLLGTPLFLCRQHRRHSRKRLAGRQSDEDQTGLPDSPDTTVASWGSDEEKAGCPGDHKEAEFVLSEVFMHQAIHTIEFCLGCISNTASYLRLWALSLAHAQLSEVLWAMVMREGLSMGRKMGVAAVVLVPIFAAFAVLTVAILLVMEGLSAFLHALRLHWVEFQNKFYSGTGYKLSPFTFAMEEE from the exons ATGGGCTCCATGTTCCGGAGTGAGGAGGTGGCGCTGGTCCAGCTCTTCCTGCCCACAGCTGCTGCCTACACCTGCGTGAGCCAGCTCGGCGAGCTGGGCCTCGTGGAGTTCAGAGAC CTCAATGCCTCGGTGAGCGCCTTCCAAAGACGCTTCGTGACAGATGTCCGGCGCTGCGAGGAGCTGGAGAAGATCTTCA CCTTCCTGCAGGAGGAGGTGCGGCGGGCCGGGCTGGCGCTGCCCCGGCCTGAAGGGGTCGTGccggcgcccccgccccgcgACCTGCTGCGCATCCAGGAGGAGACAGATCGCCTGGCCCAGGAGCTCCGGGATGTGCGGGGCAACCAGCAGACCCTGCGGGCCCAGCTGCACCAGCTGCAGCTCCACTCGGCCGTGCTGGGCCAGAGCCACGTGCCCCCG TTGGCAGCCACCGACATAGAGGGGTCTTCAGAATGGACCCCCCTGCTCCAGGCCCCCGGGGGGCCACACCAGGACCTGAGGGTCAA CTTCGTGGCAGGTGCCGTGGAACCCCACAAGGCCGCCGCCCTGGAGCGCCTGCTCTGGAGGGCCTGCCGCGGCTTCCTCATCGCCAGCTTCCGGGAGACGGAGCAGCAGCTGGAGGACCCCGTGACG GGCGAGCCGGCCACATGGATGACCTTCCTCATCTCCTACTGGGGCGAGCAGATCGGGCAGAAGATCCGCAAGATCACTGACTG ctTCCACTGCCACGTCTTCCCGTTCGCGGAGCAGGAGGAGGCCCGGCGCGGAGCcctgcagcagctgcagcagcagagcCACGAGCTGCTGGAG GTCCTGGGGGAGACGGAGCGCTTCCTGAGCCAGGTGCTGGGCCGGGTGCAGCGGCTGCTGCCGCCCTGGCAGGTGCAGATCCGCAAGATGATGGCCGTGTACCTGGCCCTCAACCAGTGCAGCGTGAGCGCCACGCACAAGTGCCTCATCGCCGAGGCCTGGTGCGCGGCGCGCGACCTGCCCACCTTGCAGCAGGCGCTGCAGGACAGCTCG AGCGAGGCGGGTGTGAGCGCCGTGGTTCACCGCATCGCCTGCCAGGACATGCCCCCCACGCTCATCCGCACCAACCGCTTCACGGCCAGCTTCCAGGGCATCGTGGATGCCTACGGTGTGGGCCGCTACCAGGAGGTCAACCCCG CACCCTACACCATCATCACCTTCCCCTTCCTCTTTGCCGTGATGTTCGGCGACGTGGGCCACGGGCTTCTCATGTTCCTCTTCGCTCTGGCCATGGTGCTGGTTGAGAACCGGCCAGCTGTGAAGACGGCGAAGAACGAG ATCTGGCAGACCTTCTTCGGTGGccgctacctgctcctgctcatggGCCTGTTCTCCGTCTACACCGGCTTCATCTACAACGAGTGCTTCAGCCGCGCCACCGTCATCTTCCACTCGGGCTGGAACGTGACGGCCATGGCCAACCTGTCAGACTGGAG TGACGCGTTCCTGGCCCAGCACCCGCTGCTCGCCCTGGACCCCAACGTCACCGGCGTCTTCCGGGGACCCTACCCCTTTGGCATCGACCCT GTCTGGAGCCTGGCCGTCAACCACCTGAGCTTCCTCAACTCTTTCAAGATGAAGATGTCTGTCATCCTGGGGGTCATCCACATGGCCTTCGGGGTGGTCCTGGGAGTTTTCAACCACCT GCACTTTGCCCAGCCGCACCGGCTGCTGCTGGAGACCCTGCCCGAGCTGGTCTTCCTGCTGGCGCTCTTCGGCTACCTTGTCTTCCTGATCGTCTACAAGTGGCTGTGCGTCACGGCTGCCAGCGCCGCCTCGGCCCCCAGCATCCTCATCCACTTCATCAACATGTTCCTCTTCTCCCGAAGCCCCACCAACCGGCCACTCTTCCACGGGCAG GAGGTGGTGCAGTCCGTTTTGGTGGTCCTGGCCCTGGCCATGGTGCCCGTCCTGCTGCTCGGCACGCCCTTGTTCCTGTGCAGGCAGCACCGCCGCCACTCGCGGAAGAGGCTGGCTGGCCGACAGTCG gatgAGGACCAGACCGGGCTTCCGGACTCACCTGACACTACTGTGGCCAGCTGGGGCTCTGACGAGGAGAAGGCAGGGTGCCCGGGGGACCACAAGGAGGCTGAG TTCGTTCTCTCCGAGGTGTTCATGCACCAGGCTATCCACACCATCGAGTTCTGCCTGGGCTGCATCTCCAACACGGCCTCGTACCTGCGCCTCTGGGCCCTGAGCCTGGCCCACGCCC AGCTGTCGGAGGTCCTGTGGGCCATGGTGATGCGTGAGGGCCTGAGCATGGGCCGCAAGATGGGCGTGGCGGCCGTGGTGCTGGTCCCCATCTTTGCCGCCTTCGCCGTGTTGACTGTGGCCATCCTGCTGGTGATGGAGGGGCTCTCAGCCTTCCTGCACGCGCTGCGGCTGCACTG GGTAGAGTTCCAGAACAAGTTCTACTCAGGCACTGGCTACAAGCTGAGCCCGTTCACCTTTGCCATGGAGGAGGAATAG
- the NDUFS8 gene encoding NADH dehydrogenase [ubiquinone] iron-sulfur protein 8, mitochondrial isoform X1: MLGKECDLEDFQQGRAGNMHCLTTPTLLRALAQAARAGHPSGRNLHGSAVAATYKYVNVREPTMDMKSVTDRAAQTLLWTELIRGLGMTLSYLFREPATINYPFEKGPLSPRFRGEHALRRYPSGEERCIACKLCEAVCPAQAITIEAEPRADGSRRTTRYDIDMTKCIYCGFCQEACPVDAIVEGPNFEFSTETHEELLYNKEKLLNNGDKWEAEITANIQADYLYR; encoded by the exons ATGCTGGGGAAGGAATGTGATCTTGAGGATTTCCAGCAGGGAAGGGCTGGGAAT ATGCACTGCCTGACCACACCCACGCTGCTCCGGGCCCTGGCCCAAGCCGCACGTGCAG GGCATCCTAGTGGCCGGAACCTCCACGGCAGCGCAGTGGCAGCCACCTACA AGTACGTGAACGTGCGGGAGCCCACGATGGACATGAAGTCGGTGACCGACCGGGCGGCTCAGACCCTGCTGTGGACCGAGCTCATCCGAG GCCTGGGCATGACGCTGAGCTACCTGTTCCGGGAGCCGGCCACCATCAACTACCCGTTTGAGAAGGGCCCGCTGAGCCCGCGCTTCCGCGGGGAGCACGCGCTGCGCCGCTACCCGTCGGGCGAGGAGCGCTGCATCGCCTGCAAGCTGTGCGAGGCCGTCTGCCCCGCCCAG GCCATCACCATCGAGGCCGAGCCGAGGGCGGACGGCAGCCGCCGGACCACGCGCTACGACATCGACATGACCAAGTGCATCTACTGCGGCTTCTGCCAGGAGGCCTGCCCCGTGGACGCCATCGTCGAG GGCCCCAACTTCGAGTTCTCCACGGAGACACACGAGGAGCTGCTGTACAACAAGGAGAAGCTGCTCAACAACGGGGACAAGTGGGAGGCCGAGATCACCGCCAACATCCAGGCCGACTACCTCTACCGGTGA
- the NDUFS8 gene encoding NADH dehydrogenase [ubiquinone] iron-sulfur protein 8, mitochondrial isoform X2, producing MHCLTTPTLLRALAQAARAGHPSGRNLHGSAVAATYKYVNVREPTMDMKSVTDRAAQTLLWTELIRGLGMTLSYLFREPATINYPFEKGPLSPRFRGEHALRRYPSGEERCIACKLCEAVCPAQAITIEAEPRADGSRRTTRYDIDMTKCIYCGFCQEACPVDAIVEGPNFEFSTETHEELLYNKEKLLNNGDKWEAEITANIQADYLYR from the exons ATGCACTGCCTGACCACACCCACGCTGCTCCGGGCCCTGGCCCAAGCCGCACGTGCAG GGCATCCTAGTGGCCGGAACCTCCACGGCAGCGCAGTGGCAGCCACCTACA AGTACGTGAACGTGCGGGAGCCCACGATGGACATGAAGTCGGTGACCGACCGGGCGGCTCAGACCCTGCTGTGGACCGAGCTCATCCGAG GCCTGGGCATGACGCTGAGCTACCTGTTCCGGGAGCCGGCCACCATCAACTACCCGTTTGAGAAGGGCCCGCTGAGCCCGCGCTTCCGCGGGGAGCACGCGCTGCGCCGCTACCCGTCGGGCGAGGAGCGCTGCATCGCCTGCAAGCTGTGCGAGGCCGTCTGCCCCGCCCAG GCCATCACCATCGAGGCCGAGCCGAGGGCGGACGGCAGCCGCCGGACCACGCGCTACGACATCGACATGACCAAGTGCATCTACTGCGGCTTCTGCCAGGAGGCCTGCCCCGTGGACGCCATCGTCGAG GGCCCCAACTTCGAGTTCTCCACGGAGACACACGAGGAGCTGCTGTACAACAAGGAGAAGCTGCTCAACAACGGGGACAAGTGGGAGGCCGAGATCACCGCCAACATCCAGGCCGACTACCTCTACCGGTGA